One region of Candidatus Peribacteraceae bacterium genomic DNA includes:
- a CDS encoding glycosyltransferase family 2 protein produces MSYYAILLCCPLIPLHLLHPLHPLVSVLILNYRTPQVTVRCVRELLKQTIVGKMEILVVDNHSGDDSVGVLRNTFRGEPRVRIIETPRNLGFGQGYEAGCRQARGTYLLFNNPDKVLVPDGVERLVGEMERDPSIGILAPKLMHEDGTVRLSPRRFPGILDLLAKRTLLGRLFPKRVARYLQLDLPQDAPRDVEWIAGGCFLIPAAFFRELGGFDRRYFMFFEDIDLCRRTWKAGKRVVYEPRVQGMDRKRRLSDMSAFLMPFKKIGRMHIASAVKYFWKWGF; encoded by the coding sequence ATGAGCTACTATGCAATTCTGTTATGCTGTCCTCTGATTCCTCTGCATCTTCTGCATCCTCTGCATCCACTCGTCTCCGTCCTCATCCTCAACTACCGCACCCCCCAGGTGACGGTGCGCTGCGTGCGCGAGCTGCTCAAGCAGACGATCGTGGGGAAGATGGAGATCCTGGTCGTGGATAACCATTCGGGGGATGACTCGGTGGGCGTGCTGCGGAATACGTTCCGGGGGGAACCGCGGGTGCGGATCATCGAGACGCCGCGGAACCTGGGGTTCGGCCAGGGGTACGAAGCGGGCTGCCGCCAAGCCCGGGGGACCTATCTGCTCTTCAACAACCCCGATAAGGTCCTGGTGCCGGACGGCGTGGAGCGGCTGGTGGGGGAGATGGAGCGGGATCCTTCCATCGGCATCCTGGCGCCCAAGTTGATGCATGAGGACGGCACCGTGCGGCTCTCGCCGCGCCGCTTCCCCGGCATCCTGGACCTGCTCGCCAAGCGTACGCTCCTCGGCCGCCTGTTCCCCAAGCGCGTGGCCCGCTACCTGCAGCTGGACCTCCCTCAGGACGCTCCCCGCGACGTGGAATGGATCGCCGGCGGGTGCTTCCTAATCCCGGCGGCGTTCTTCCGGGAGCTCGGCGGCTTCGACCGGCGCTACTTCATGTTCTTCGAAGATATCGACCTCTGCCGCCGCACGTGGAAGGCGGGCAAGCGCGTGGTGTACGAACCCCGGGTGCAGGGGATGGATCGCAAGCGCCGCCTGAGCGACATGAGCGCCTTCCTCATGCCGTTCAAGAAGATCGGCAGGATGCACATCGCCAGCGCCGTGAAGTACTTCTGGAAGTGGGGTTTCTAG